From a region of the Coprococcus comes ATCC 27758 genome:
- a CDS encoding radical SAM protein has translation MVTRACISINNRCNLNCTYCHFHEKKDYIQEDNMDVITILDIIASHIEDNDIDLFKLGFVGNGEPMLDYEKLKQYIAHIGDYLKSGRIAAYTITNGLLVDREKLEFFKEYNVNVGFSVDGISAIHDKYRCGTHERVMANIALYKEVNGKYPSMNCTVGKEIIDNPEATIGFFEQFGNRITFSRMIGKQGISLPDFNAFLNKAMERLNVRTGGYDCTMYGGMCGAGMDNIFYANGKIFICGNCIDLPFSMPYDTPLNEVSFDVIDFDRSCCFKEVFTG, from the coding sequence ATGGTAACACGAGCTTGTATATCGATAAATAATCGATGCAATCTCAATTGTACTTATTGCCATTTTCATGAGAAGAAGGATTACATTCAAGAGGACAATATGGATGTAATTACTATCCTTGATATTATTGCTTCACATATTGAAGACAACGATATTGATTTGTTTAAGTTAGGGTTCGTGGGTAATGGAGAACCAATGTTAGATTATGAGAAACTTAAGCAGTATATCGCTCATATTGGAGATTATTTGAAATCAGGAAGAATTGCTGCATACACCATTACAAACGGTCTTTTAGTTGATCGTGAGAAGTTAGAATTCTTCAAAGAATACAATGTAAATGTTGGCTTTTCAGTAGATGGAATCTCTGCTATTCACGACAAGTATAGATGTGGAACTCATGAGCGAGTGATGGCAAATATAGCTTTATACAAAGAAGTGAATGGAAAGTATCCTTCTATGAATTGTACTGTTGGAAAAGAGATAATTGATAATCCGGAAGCGACCATAGGGTTCTTTGAACAATTTGGTAATAGGATCACGTTTTCTAGGATGATTGGAAAACAGGGGATATCGTTACCTGATTTTAATGCGTTCTTGAATAAGGCGATGGAACGATTGAATGTTAGAACTGGTGGCTACGACTGTACCATGTATGGTGGTATGTGTGGTGCAGGAATGGATAATATTTTTTACGCAAATGGAAAGATATTCATATGTGGTAATTGTATCGATTTACCTTTTTCAATGCCTTACGACACACCTCTAAATGAGGTCAGTTTTGACGTTATCGATTTTGACAGAAGCTGTTGTTTCAAGGAGGTGTTTACTGGTTGA